The genomic region GATACTGTAGTACGGGTGTCGTCGGCGACTGTCACCGCTGTAGGCCCCTCCGACGCCTGGCACGGGGCACTCGCTCCGCCGCTGGGGCTGGACAATCCAGGTGGGTTCCCTCTCAAGTTCTTTGTCTCTGGTCCGTGCGGTTTCTTGGTTAGTTAACGTCGGAGTTCGATTTCTTGGTCTCTTTCGAGGTTGATGCCCGCTTCCTGGATTAATTGTAACATCTGTCAGATGCCTTGGTTTCTTGGTTCGTTGACGTCTGAATCTGATATTGATTTCTTGGTTTCTATTCCCTCCATTGTGTAATTCTTTTGTAGCCTACAGCGGGGAGCCTTCCACGCGCCACGCGCCGGCGGCCTGTGCGACCCGACCTCCGTCTCTTCCAGCTCTCGGTCACGGGCGCGGGGGCAATCATGTTACAGGTGTGTTCCTTCCCAACCCAAGAAAATCGCAAATTCTTTCTCTCTGGTCCGTGCGGTTCTTGGTTCTTCACTCACGCCGGAGTTGGATTTCTTGTTTTTCTTTGGTTTCTTATAGTAACTAGCCTAAGAGACGCCAGCCGGCGCAGATTACTGGCAAGGCGGCAGCCCGGCAACGCGATTGCGCCTCAGGCTCAGGGCATTCCCATTCCCAGCAACGCCGGTGCGCCTCAGGGTCAGGGCATTCCCATTCCCAGCAACGCCGGTGCGCCTCAGGGTCAGGGCATTCCCATTCCCAGCAACGCCGGTGCGCCTCAGGGTCAGGGCATTGCCATCGGTCAGCTCGACCCCCACCGCGGCCAGTCTTCTTCCGTGTCGCCGGAGCAGAGTTCTTCTTCAGGTGCAAGCATTGCAGGCAGGTGCTTTCAGTGCAACACGCAGATACAGAGGGCTTTGGTGGTCGACGACTCCGGCAGCGGGGAGCCTTACTTCTGCAAGATTTGCTGGGAGCCTTCGAGCCCAGTTCACAGCAACGCCGGTGCGCCTCAGGGCCAGGAGGCAGTCCCATATATGGAGCTGGAGGCAGTCCTGGACATCGAGCAGGAGTTTCTAGATGGGCTGGACCAGGCGATTCAGCGTCCAGACATAAACTTGTGCCTTCTCTGCGACAAGCCGTTGGAGACGCAGACGGTTTTGGTGGTCGAGGGCGAGGACCCCAAGTGGATCTGCGAGGCTTGCGAAGCCGATGTGCAGTAGGCTCCGGGTCCGGTCCTTGAGCCGCAGGGCCAGGGAGGGGCAGTCCCGGTGAATGAGCAGGATGCGCTGAACCAGCATCTGGCTAGACGGGCGAAGCTGGAGGAGGACTTGAAGAGGGTGGCCATTGTTACAAAGGACAAGGACTTTTCCATCTCGAGGAGATGCGAGACTTGCGGCAAAAGGGCGTGCACGGTGcgccaccgccgcggcccgccacCGCCGCCAGGGGGGCTCTGCTAGCTTTTCTCAACTCCGGGAGCAGACAGCTTAACTGCTGAGCCATTTCTGCTTCGCTCTCGTTTTGACTTTTGACACGATGTGGCCAAATGTGGCAATGCTTCCATACATACTTGAGTAGATCCATGAAACTATGTACAGTACTTGTTTCCTTGTCAGTGATCTGACATTAGTAGATTTGCTGTCGATGTCATTCAGTGTGCAGTTTGATCTGTTAATCTTTGGTTTTTTTCTGACACTTCAGTTTTGCCTCTAGTGTTTGAATGCTTCACTTTCAGTTTAACCAAATCAGTGAGCTTCCTTGCTTGAGGTCGTTTCCTTTTGTATCTTGCACAGCAACTGAGTAATAATCAGATAAAGCGAATGAGTGCTCAAATTTTTAGTTTCAGTTGTCAGGACATACCTGAAGAAATCGACATCTTCTCTGAAGATTTCGACAGCAACTGAGTATCAAGACGTGAACCGGATCGCTGCCAGGGAGACGGACGGCTGGGATGCGCTCCAGTTATGGAAGATGAACGGCTCTCGAAGACCAAGGGATCTACTGTTCAGTGTCCGACAATAGCTACACTTGACTGTAAGTAGCTTTTGGTGGCTCCAAAGTGTTTGACTGATTCACTTTAGTTTAACCAAATGAGTACTCAGAGTTTAGTTGCTACTGTTCCTGTTTAAGCTTACGAGTGATGATACATATAACAGAGTTGGGTAGTGACTTTAGTACATCTACCCTCCTTGGATACCAATACATAATATTTGTCCTGGCACTTTAGTGTTATCTTAGATACCAGTACACTAGTTATCTGAACTTCCTGTCTCTGAACGTACCTGAAGAAATCGACACCTTCTCTGAAGAATTCGACACCTGCCAGGGAAACGGACGGCTAGGATGCGCTCCAGTTATGAAAGATCAACGCCTCTCGAAGATGGAGGGCTCTCCTGTTCATTCTCCGACAACAGCTACAGTTAACTCAAGTTTAACTGCTGTAATTTCAATTCCTCCTATAAGTTGCTTCCGTCGTTCTCAGATATTCTTCTCCATTATCTGTAGCTAGTTCTAGAAATACACCAACTTGGTAGATTAGATCCATGGCCATGAATTGTGTCCATCTTCCCTCCTCCGATACCAATTCGTGATTCTTGCTAACGATTACTGTAGTTCGTGGGCTAGAGATATAACAACACCTGATATCTAGGTTTTTCTGAAACAAGTGCTTTTACATGCAGTCCTGTGATATTTTTATCCAGAATACCTTAAGTTTAGTAGAGTCTTTTCCATGGTTTTAAATAGCCCGCTATAGCGTTTACAAAAGGTCTTGCGCTAAGAGACTTTGGTCCAAACAAATGAACAAACATTTTAAATAGCGCGCTATAGCGTTTAGAAGAGGTCCGCCGCTAAGAGGCTTAGCGTGCTATTTAAAACTTCTTTTCTAATTACATGTACTGATTTTTTTAAGAGAGCTCAATATCATGTACTACTGACATGCATTTTAGATTGGCCACTTGCCTGCGCGAGGAGTCCCGCCGCGACTAGCCAGAGAATAAGGGCCCGTCGCCACCGCAGGCCCACAGGCTTTGCCCGGCGATGCACTATGGGGGCTTAGATTGCTTCATGCGTCCCCCAAAAGTGATGCAGAGGCCTTTGGAAAACAGATAGTCGCAAGGTTTAATTTGTCCTAGTAGAAAATATATTGCAATCACTGATGAGAGTTTCGCGGATGCAATCTTGAGTTACATTGCGCTCACACACAGAGGCTAAGCCGAATGATGTTTCGGTTTTACCTAACGAGTGCTCAAATTTTCTTGTGACTGCGCCAGTACACTAGTTCTCTGAACTTTTTTTTTTGACAAAAGTTCTCTGAATGTACCTGAAGAAATCGACAACTTCTCTTAAGAATTCCAAGCTACCAGAAAGACGGACGGCTAGGATGCGCTCCACTTATGAAAGATCAGCGCCTCTGGAAGACCAATGGCTCCTATGTTCAATGTCTGACAACTGCTACAGTTAACTGAAGGTTTATTTGAAAACACATAGTTAACTGAAGTTTAACTGCTGTAAGCTTCAGTTAGCTCTGTTACACTGCGTGTAATTTCAGTTCCTCCAGTAAGTAGCTTCTGCCGTTTGTGGATCAGATCGATCACCATGAACTGTATTCAGTGACTTTAATCTGGTTTCAGCGTCACGTTTGAAGATAGATGTTGCAACTTTGAATGCAACTCAATTTTGCAACTTTGAATGCAACTTTGGATCACTCATATGGTTCCTGTAATCAGGCCATTGAAATGGATGGATGCTAATCTGTCACAAGTTATGACGCCTTGATTCTCAAGTTTGGTTCTTCAGTAGACGCGCTCTACAGACAGTATAAATTATAAAATGCCCAACATGCTAATTCAAATACACTTTGAGACAAAAGAACGTCAAAGACAAAGGACAGCCAAAACATTACACTTGGATATTCATTCGTTAAACTTTGGCTTAAACCAGTTGAGTACTCAGTGCTTCGTCGCTACTGTTTCATCTTAAGCTAATTACATGTGACCATGATTGTAAATTCTAATAATATGCTATGGCCAATACATACTACTGAACTTCCATCCAGACCACAAATTTCTCCAACCTCCTTGTAAAGAACACAAGAGTAGCCACTCCATGCATGCCACAACGTTGTTTTCAGACATCGCTCTGGTTCGGTTTCAGTTACACCCAAATGAGGCTTGTGACCAACTCATATCTTCATTTCCTTCACTATTCTAAAGAAAATGTTTTTGCTTTTTTTTCAAGCCATGCGCTTTTTATCCCTTGGAGAACAGATGTGAAAGTGCATTAtaactagaggggggtgaataggcgatttttatgaaattcttcactgaggaatttgccggtgaggaaattccttagcaaagaattattagcagcggaataagtactcaacagtaaacataacagaatacaagcatagtcatcatgatgaaatgaagacagacacagagtacaggaagcgtaaacacaggatgacacaggatgaagacaaatagactgaagaaattgaactgagaaaattaagaaagtcttcagtcaaagtcttcaaacacagatatgaacaagtacacaactcaattatgaggaaatggaagagttgaggaaatggaaccagtgtgcttggtgaagacaatgatttggtagaccagttccaactgctgtctcagttgtacgtctggttggagcggctgagtatttaaactcgaggacacacagtcccggacacccagtcctgaacacgcagctcaggacacccagtcctcaccgtattctccttgaactaaggtcacacagacctcgtccaatcactcgtggtaagtcttcaggtgacttccaaaccttcacaaacttggtcactcggagatccacaattcctcttggatgctctagaccatgacgcctaaccgtctggaagaagcacagtcttcaaggtaacaagcgtcggatccacgtaggatcaatctcttcagtgatgctcaatcacttggagTTTAGGGGGCgactatttatagcctagggatcagcccgacatgataaaacataaatgcccttcaatgatatgatcgttaggtggatagatattttgggacagctggcgcatagcatagcaattgtcggaattttgagtagcaaaatcctcagggctatcatgttcctcactgtgtaggcaatccgcactggcgaattcctaactcctcagtcaggacaaattcctcaaaGACTAGAAGAACTTccctgtcactgaagaaattgactgaactgtatcagatttccaatggcttcactcgaagggattgataggtgtaggattttgagttgagcatcacatggaaatttttccttagtatttcctcgaccccctttaacagtacgatgtttcctatgactcaagaaagagaaaatgaaactacgaaaataaaagtcttcacgcttcatgttcctcgaatgaataccaagtcttcaccgtcacaccaatttcttcactttcaaagtcttcagaaagtcttcagagatccaaagtcttcagtcgaagaacttcatttttaggggtcgactttctctgtaaatatcaaacttcTTATAGACTTATAAACCtctgtacactcacaaacgcattagtcccttaacctataagtcttcaatacaccaaaatcactaaggggcactagatgcacttacaagatGCTTTTAAATTGGTCTTGCATAAAACAGAAACTCTCAACTACTAGCTCACATTATATATTTACATCTCTTACCCCTGCCAATCTGCCAGTTCTTTCTCTTGTGCTACAATGATGACAAGTCAAGCTACTGTGGAGCTGCTACTCGTCGCGTCTTGGAAAGACCTGAGGCCCTCCGGGGCCATGATGTACTGGCAGCGAGAGGGCACTTACACAAATCTGAGAGgagacactagtagaaaacagggctttcgTTCGGCCAGAAAAGAGCATTAATCCCGGTTGCGTTACGAACCgggacttggaaacgagggagaatagaatccggaagttaagcgtgctcaggctggagtagtgagaggatgggtgaccgtccgggaagttagataatttggaatgatgaggggtgattagagattagagattaaattgagcagtgatgaggggtgattagagattagaggttaaaataattcagaaatttaaaattaaaaaaaatcaaaaaaaaattcaaaaaatttcctttagtggagggcctttagtcccggttcgtataagaaccgggactaaagggggaggctttagtaacgaccctttagtcccggttccagaaccgggactaaaggcccttatgaaccgcgACTAAAGGccttttttctactagtgagatGAACTTTTATAGAAAGTGAAAGGGAGAGGGGAATCCTATATCATTCTCATTGCATGGTAACGTAGACCATCTAGGTATCAAATTCTCAACAAAGGTTGCACACAAGAAGGAACTTTGAAAGAAAATTAAGAGCAAGTCTTAcaggtagcagagaggcactttgATTAGGGCGACTTTCACGTCATTCATATCACTTGAGAATTAACCTAACCACTCGTCGATTTATCTAACATTGAGCTGATTATCCCTATGATAAATTGGTATGAGAAATTTAGCAAATCTACCGATATAGCTGCTCATGCTTCATGAAAATTTTCTTCTCTTCTCCAATGCGCCTTCTATGAGATTTGcctgaagtcaaacttcataaagtttgaccGACATTATAGAGAAAAAAATATCAGCATTCACAATACGAAATCAATATAATTACATGAATCATGAATTTGATTTTCATATTGTAGTATAactttagtattgtagatgttgctatgttttcatataaatatggtcaaactttacgaagtttgTCTTCAGACAAACCTTATATACGGAGGGAATACATACATCACATCGTTAGCACTCTATACTTGGAGCAAGATGACAAATAGATAAAAAGTGCAGTatcattttattttcatttttaacaCTGGAACTTTGTGAAAACTGGAATGGTTTCTCCAAAAAAAAGAGAGGATAAAACTGGGCCGGCTAATAATTTGGGCCATTGGTTGGGCTATCCGAAGTGCAGGAGGCCCAATTTTTAGCCTCTTCCTGTGCGCCTCAGGGTCAGCAGCAGTTCCGGGATTAGGTGGCGGAGCTGCTGGCGGCGACCGAGCCTTCTCCTCCGGCGGGTTCACAGCGTGCCGCCTATTCGAGGTGCGAGGCTTGCCGCTTGTCCGGCGACAATGCGTGCATGTTCTGCCACAACCCCGGCCCACCACCGCCGCCGGCAGGGAAGAGCTAGCTCATCTCACCGCTGTGAGTGGAGAATGTCTTCTGAACCATGGGAGCAGACAGCTTAATTCCTGAACCTATTCTGCTTTGCTCTGTTTTGACAGAACAGAGCAGAATGATTCCTGTGATGTGGCCAAATTAAATGTGGCAATGCTATACATACTATATACTTGCTGTGGATGTCATTCAGTGTGCAGTTTGATCCGTTAATCTTTGGTTCTTTTCCGACTCTTCAGTTTTGCCTCAAGTTTTTGACTGCTCCACTTTCAGTTTAACCAATTTTTGGAGGTTGTTTCCTTTTTTAGATTCCACAGTCTGACTCATCAGTTAAAGCAAATGAGTGCTCAATTTTTTTAGTTCTCTCAACTTCCTGTCTCTGAACATACCTGAAGAGATCGACATCTTCCCTGAAGAATTCAACAGCTACTGTCAAGACGCGAACCGCAACGCTGCCAGGGAGACGGACGGCTGGGATGCGCTCCAGTTATGAAAGATGTACTTCATACTTTCTGTTGATGTCAGTGTTAATCGTTAACTTTTGGTTTTGCCTCAATTTTTTGACTGATTAACTTTCAGTTTAACCAAATGACTAGTCAGAGCTTCGTTTTATGCTTGCAAGTGATGATCGTTGTAATTTCTAGGCCCTGGTTTCCTGATGCTTCAGTTTTACCTGTATGTTTGACTGGTTTAGTTTCAGTTAAATCGAATGAGTGCTCAAATTTTCTTGTTTCAGTACACACCTGAAGAATTTGACACCTTCTCTGAAGAATTCGACAGCTACCAGTTCAAAGATCAACGCCCCTCAAAGACCAAGGGCTCCCCTGTTCACTGTCCGACAACGGCTACGGCTGACtgattttttttttttgaaaacacGCAGTTAACTGAAGTTTAACTGATGTAAGCTTCAGTTaactctttttttttgcgggggtcAGCTAActcttttttttgggggggtCAGTTAACTCTGTCCCCTGTGTGTAATTTCAGTTCCTCCTACTTCCACCATAGATTATATGTATCTAGTGCTAGAACTAGACTAGTTGGTAGATCAGATCGATCGCCATGAAGTAGACTACTTGGTGGATTGGGTTATCATCTTCTTCTCCAAGTATTATTCAGTGACTTTAATCTGATTTCTGCAATACATCTTCCCTCCTTCGATACCAATAGTATTTAGTTCGTGGGTTCTGACGCTATATATCTCGAGTTTGGAGATATAAGTTGGAGGATCAAATCACTCTCGTATATTGATCAAGTGTTACAACAGAGGTTTATATACACCGGGCGCTGCCCGAGTCATAAGGCACGCAGGCCTGTGATCCTAAATACATGGGCATGCAAGCCAACACGTTACAAGACAACTCAACAATATAACTTCACCTGAATACCTGATATCCATAAAGTGCAGCCCTGCTATATTTTTATGCAGAATACCTGAGGTGTTGCAAATAATATCATGTGCTAGTAATCCTACAGGCTAGTAATACGCTGATTCACTAGTAAGTTTATTTATATCTACCTGTATGTAATATTTTCTTGTTTCCTGGCGCTGTAGTGTTACCTCATATGTCTGACTGCTTCAGTTTCAGTTAAACCAAATGAGTGCTCAAAATTTTGCAAAATCTTCTCGAGTTCTAAACCTGGCCGGGAGTTCGGCAAGAGGGGAGCACGAAGGGGTGTTTGATCCCTATTAGCTGTGACTTTTATATAAGGTGCCTTCAGCGTCATGTTCAAAGATAGATATTGCCTGTTGGCAGTTTTCAGCTCTGAATTTTGAATCACTCGTATGATCTGTTCCCATAATCAGGCCACTGAAATGGATACTTTTGACGCCTCGATTCTCAAGTTCACTTCTTCAGTAGAGGCGCTCTACGGACAGTATAAAATGCCTAACATGCTAATTCAAATACTCTTTGATGCAAAATAAAAATGTCGAAGACGAAGGACAGCCAAAACATTACATTTGGCGGACTTGTACAATACATCTTGGATATACATTCGTTAACTTTGGTTATTTTTCTGGTACTTTCGGTTGAACCAAATGATCGAGTATACGCTATGGGCAATACATACTACTGAATTTCCATCCAGACTATAACTTTCTCCAACCTCCCAGTAAAGAACACATGAGTAGGCACTCCGTACGCCACAAGCCTGACGCAAAGGCATGGAGCCCTCTTGTGCTTAATTTTGTGTGACACAACCCATTGGAAAATTTACGTTTCCACATCTCGCTTAGGTTCGGTTTCAGTAACACTCAAATGGACAGGCCACCATCAACTGGGAGCACCTGCACTTGCAGAATTAAACAAGTCAAGTCTTCAAGTACACTAACACATAACTATGTTAATACGTCGGGTCCATATGAAGGACATATCTGAAAACCATTTCTACTTGCCTGCCCGGTCATGTAGCTTGCAGCCGGATGAACAGCCAAGAACTCCACCAGTCCAGCAATCTCCTCTGGCTTGCCGAATCGTCCTGAAGTTTCCATCAGCAAGAAAAGGCAGTAAAACCAAAACGAAAACGCTGTTTCATCTTTGGTGCCATTGCAAGATATTTTTTTTGGAGATAGCGAACCCGCTCATGCCAAGCGGTGTGTCATTGCAAGAGTTATGGGCGGATGCTTATAACCGGAAACTCTATATTCCATCTTCTGTTCTGATTCATATGGAATTTAGCCAATGCAGATTATTACTACCACTACTACTTACCTAGTGGTATTGTCTCGAGCGCCTTTCGTTCGATGTCGTCGCCTAGTTTTGCGGTCATGTCAGACGCGACCCAGCCCGGGGAAACTGCATTCACCTGCAAAACCAACCAGGCAAAATGTCAGACAAGCTTAATATTCAAATAAGGAGCAGCACTTTAATCAAGATATGCTTATTCTAGGCTGCATTGGCTGCTACTTGCATTTATGTTTCTGCCACCGTATTCCCGGGCCATGGCCTTGGTCAATCCAATCACCCCGGCCTTGGCGGCGCAGTAGTTGGCCTGGCCAATGTTGCCGATCATCCCGGCAACTGAGGCGATGTTGATGATTCTTCCCTGAGCAATTAACCAGTGAAAAAACTGTACCAACAAATTATGTCTCTGATCATATAACAAAGACGCTTCTAAGAATAGAAACGGCACATAGTCAACTAATACTCTGTAccttcttcctcttcatcatcaCTGCCGCCGCAGCCTGAAACAAGATTTTTAAAGCATATTTGATGCCCATTACGGAGGCCAAGTGAACAGCACATCTCACCTGGGCGCAGAGGTAAACACCGGTAAGGTTTACGTCCACTACTTCCTGCCACTGCGCCTTCTTCATCCGCATTAGCAGAGCATCTCGCGTGATCCCTGCCCACCAAGAATGGCCCCCAAGCCATCAAAACCCACTGTCAAGGCGATACAAATGCCAACTTACGTAGTCAGTTGTGCAGGGGAAGGCAGACAGAGAGATGAAAACAAAGGAGAACCTGCATTGTTCACCATCACGTCCAGCGTTCCCCAAGTATCAATTACCTGAGCCAACATCCAACATCATGTATAAAGTACGCACTCACTCGGAGAATTGTCTGTTATTGTTCTGCCTAGAGTAATTAACTGATGACAACTCACCGCTCTCATCATGGTTTCAACCTCGGCTTCAATGGAGACATCGGCTGAAAAGGAGATGGCAGTGCCACCGGACTCCATGATCTGAATGGATCATGATATGTGTTTGTGTGGCAGAAGGAAGACAAGCATGGCATGAAAAGTATTCGATGAGGTAAAATGCACTTGTATGCGAGCAACTGTATCATACATTGGGTCGGCTAGAAGGCTAGAAGGAGCTATTTTACTCACCTCTCTGCACACTTCTTCAGCTTCCATGCCTGACTTGGCATAGTTCACAACTACCTTAAACAAACAAAAGATGATGTTCAGTACAGTTCCAATGAAACCACAGCTCAACTAGCCTTACAATTATACAATTTCCATGCTTCTTTGAAGGAATAGTACTTCACTCTCTTTTTTCATTTGATTGCCCATACTTATAAGTATTTACCTTGCACCCTGCTTTGCCAAGAGCCACAGCTATCGCTCGCCCAATCCCCCTCGATGCTCCGGTAACCACTGCAACTGGGGCTTGAGGCTGTGCCAAGCCATCCATGCTCACTCCAGCCATAGCTTTAACCTGACCATGCCTTATAGCTACAGAAAGACAATTCCTTCCGTCAGAAAGACCACCTAATTAAGGAGACCGATACAGAGTATACCACTCAGATATGATTTGATCAATTGCCTGATGAAATGAGAGTGCCCGGTCGATGATATCGCTGGAACCTGCAGCTGTGGCGCTGCGGCGGCGGAGACCCAAGAGAAACGAGGCCAGCGGAGAACGGCAtggttgatgccatggatgaggAGTTGCGAAGCTCTGTTAACTGCCGGTCATGCAGAAATAAAATGGTGCTGTCTACGGAATTCAGAAGTAATTAGGAGCACAGAGTGGCAACAGAAAGAGGGATGGCTCCATGTTCAGCGGAGGTTATCTTTGCATGATCGCTGAAAATGTATCTACCTTGGGATCAAATTGGTTATTGGGCAGTCAAATTTGTGGCAAAAGCAAAATACAGGCAAGGTTGGTGTGATGGCCATGCACATAGCGCCGGATAAGCCCGTACCGCATGGGAAGTTGAGTCCGTGTACTGTGCGAAAACATGAACTGCATGTTTACACGGTATACATATTCCGGATAGTGAAAAAAAGAAAGAACTGCATATTGCTCAGATGCTAACATGGTAGATGATTTTTGCAGAAGAATATAAGAACTCAAAGCATGGGCATGCACATTTGGAAGGTTAACTTACATTTGCTTCCGAAATGGAGAATACCAGGCTATGAAGCAGGGCCAAAATTATATTTTACAACATGTGCTGCATATGTAACTTTATTTCCCAACTAGCAAAGCTGAATTCAGTTTATGCGATTCAGAAATCCAGGTTCCACATTCAAGCACGTGAAAAACACACGGTTACACTATGATTTACCGTATAGTTAGAGAATAAATAACAATACCTTGTGCAGACAAAGAAATTGCAACTATCTTGTTATTATTCTGCCTAGACCTTCTTAAGGCCAGTTTGGTTTGGGGGTATTTCTCAAAGAAGTTTTGttaagaaaagaataaaaagtaAGTTGTACTAGCTCAAAATTAAATGAACGGTCGAAGATTGCACCATAAAATTTCAAAGTAACATTATTTTTATATTTATTTGAAGAAATTGCTGTAGGGTTTTCAAAGTCTCCCATCAATTTGGTTTGAGCTAGAGCGTATGCTGCTACAGTCACCTCTATAAGGCAGTACTTGAATGTTACCTTCATGAAATCAATGGACAACATGTAGAAGTTCTCAAAAATAGGCACCGATGTGCTCGATGAGCAACTACCATTAAACAAAGCATCTATTGTCTCTTTGCTGTATGAATTCTGGTAATTTTAACTACATAACAAATCTCCTAAAAAAATTACACATTACCCAAACAACTGCAGGATTTTTTTGGGTCTGAAAACCTGGACTTGCAAGAGAAACTTCCACCGTTCCCAACAAATTTATGTTTTTATAGTTAGTATATTGCAAGAGAAAGACAGGATTGTATTGATCGACTTGTTAATTGACTCTGCAATCCCTCCCCCTATTCTCCAACCCAAATTGCATAACAAAATGGTGCATGATTACAGTACACATTAATCCCCAAACAAGCTACAATATCATCCACGCACACATTCCACTATACCAGCAGGTAAAATAAAGCGATATCTTTGGAGAACTAACCTGGGCAAGGCTCTAATTAAGAATCTGGCATACAGAAACTAAGGGTAGATACATGTTTACATGGTATACATGTTCCAGATAGTCAAGAAATCAAAAAAACTGCAGCTTGCTCAGCTGCTAACATGATAGATGATTTTTGCAGAAGAATATAATAACTCAAAGCATGGGATGCACATTTGGAAGGTTAGCTTACATTTCTTTACAGCTAAAAGAAATGTAAGATACTTCCGAAATGGAGAATACCGGGCCATGAAGGGCCGAAATAATATTTGCTCGATAAACT from Triticum urartu cultivar G1812 unplaced genomic scaffold, Tu2.1 TuUngrouped_contig_4231, whole genome shotgun sequence harbors:
- the LOC125527528 gene encoding 3-oxoacyl-[acyl-carrier-protein] reductase 4-like isoform X1 — encoded protein: MASTMPFSAGLVSLGSPPPQRHSCRFQRYHRPGTLISSAIRHGQVKAMAGVSMDGLAQPQAPVAVVTGASRGIGRAIAVALGKAGCKVVVNYAKSGMEAEEVCREIMESGGTAISFSADVSIEAEVETMMRAVIDTWGTLDVMVNNAGITRDALLMRMKKAQWQEVVDVNLTGVYLCAQAAAAVMMKRKKGRIINIASVAGMIGNIGQANYCAAKAGVIGLTKAMAREYGGRNINVNAVSPGWVASDMTAKLGDDIERKALETIPLEEIAGLVEFLAVHPAASYMTGQVLPVDGGLSI
- the LOC125527528 gene encoding 3-oxoacyl-[acyl-carrier-protein] reductase 4-like isoform X2; this translates as MASTMPFSAGLVSLGSPPPQRHSCRFQRYHRPGTLISSAIRHGQVKAMAGVSMDGLAQPQAPVAVVTGASRGIGRAIAVALGKAGCKVVVNYAKSGMEAEEVCREIMESGGTAISFSADVSIEAEVETMMRAVIDTWGTLDVMVNNAGITRDALLMRMKKAQWQEVVDVNLTGVYLCAQAAAAVMMKRKKGRIINIASVAGMIGNIGQANYCAAKAGVIGLTKAMAREYGGRNINVNAVSPGWVASDMTAKLGDDIERKALETIPLGRFGKPEEIAGLVEFLAVHPAASYMTGQVLPVDGGLSI